Proteins from a single region of Apium graveolens cultivar Ventura chromosome 7, ASM990537v1, whole genome shotgun sequence:
- the LOC141671782 gene encoding protein DETOXIFICATION 46, chloroplastic-like isoform X5 — protein sequence MNLETLVTCTITISPVIPTPKLFNTFSKQSFPPCMSATFSKKHHTHLLVSPASSRRNRYSIITTCLQNRASSRDDKVDNNVVFVANESLWSQIVEIVRFSGPATGLWLCGPLMSLIDTVVIGQSSSIQLAALGPGTVLCDDLGYVFMFLSIATSNLVATALAGKGKDEVQHQISILLFVGLICGVLMLLFTRFFGAWALTAFTGAHNVDIIYSANKYVQIRGLAWPAVLIGWVAQSASLGLKDSWGPLKALIVASAINGIGDVVLCTFLGYGIAGAAWATMTSQVVAAYMMVVALNNKGYNGFALSVPSFSEMQHIYKLAAPVFVLMMSKVAFYALLVYFATSMGVQTVAAHQVMIQMYFMCAVWAEPLAQTAQSFMPELLHGAKRSLSKARMLLKSLVIVGALSGVMLGSIGTVVPWLFPYAFSPDNEITKEVMHKVLVPYFITLCVTPSTSGLEGTLLAGRELKFISMSMTGIVFCGALLLMELHFTVVEQPGTWFVCLLVGISCISMV from the exons ATGAATTTAGAAACCCTTGTTACCTGTACCATTACCATTAGTCCTGTTATCCCAACCCCTAAATTATTCAATACATTCTCCAAACAATCCTTTCCTCCTTGTATGTCAGCCACATTTTCTAAAAAACATCATACACATCTTCTTGTCTCCCCGGCAAGTTCTCGTAGAAATCGATATAGTATTATAACTACATGTTTACAAAACAGAGCAAGTAGTAGGGATGACAAAGTGGATAATAATGTTGTGTTTGTGGCCAATGAGAGCCTTTGGAGTCAGATTGTTGAGATAGTCAGGTTTTCTGGGCCTGCAACTGGGCTTTGGTTATGCGGGCCTTTGATGAGTTTGATTGATACTGTTGTCATTGGTCAGTCCAGTTCTATTCAGCTTGCTGCTTTAG GACCCGGGACAGTGTTGTGTGATGATTTAGGTTATGTGTTTATGTTCCTTTCTATTGCAACCTCAAACCTTGTTGCCACTGCACTGGCTGGGAAG GGTAAAGATGAAGTGCAGCATCAGATATCTATCTTACTTTTTGTTGGGTTGATTTGTGGTGTGTTGATGCTTTTGTTTACAAGATTCTTTGGAGCATGGGCACTAACAG CTTTTACTGGAGCACATAATGTGGATATCATATACTCAGCAAACAAATATGTCCAG ATTCGAGGTTTGGCGTGGCCAGCGGTGCTCATTGGATGGGTTGCTCAGAGTGCAAG TCTTGGCTTGAAAGATTCTTGGGGACCTCTGAAGGCTTTGATAGTTGCTAGTGCTATAAATGGGATTGGCGATGTAGTTCTGTGCACATTCCTTGGCTACGGTATTGCAGGAGCAGCATGGGCAACAATGACATCACAA GTTGTTGCAGCTTATATGATGGTTGTGGCTCTGAACAATAAAGGATATAACGGCTTTGCTCTCTCTGTTCCATCATTCAGCGAGATGCAACACATATATAAACTTGCAGCACCAGTTTTTGTACTAATGATGTCCAAG GTGGCGTTTTATGCACTTCTAGTCTATTTTGCTACATCTATGGGTGTTCAGACAGTTGCAGCTCATCAG GTCATGATCCAAATGTACTTCATGTGTGCAGTATGGGCAGAACCTCTTGCTCAAACGGCTCAATCGTTTATGCCTGAGCTGTTACATGGAGCTAAACGAAGTTTGTCAAAG GCACGGATGCTGTTGAAATCTTTGGTTATTGTTGGAGCGTTAAGTGGTGTAATGTTGGGATCCATTGGAACTGTTGTTCCCTGGTTGTTTCCCTATGCTTTTTCACCAGATAATGAGATCACAAAGGAGGTC ATGCACAAAGTGCTAGTTCCTTACTTTATCACGCTGTGTGTTACACCTAGTACTTCTGGTCTTGAGGGGACATTGTTG GCTGGGCGCGAGTTAAAGTTTATCAGTATGTCAATGACTGGTATAGTTTTTTGTGGGGCTTTGCTACTCATG GAGTTGCATTTTACAGTTGTTGAGCAACCGGGGACTTGGTTTGTCTGTCTGCTGGTGGGCATTAGCTGCATTTCAATGG TCTAG
- the LOC141671782 gene encoding protein DETOXIFICATION 46, chloroplastic-like isoform X1: MNLETLVTCTITISPVIPTPKLFNTFSKQSFPPCMSATFSKKHHTHLLVSPASSRRNRYSIITTCLQNRASSRDDKVDNNVVFVANESLWSQIVEIVRFSGPATGLWLCGPLMSLIDTVVIGQSSSIQLAALGPGTVLCDDLGYVFMFLSIATSNLVATALAGKGKDEVQHQISILLFVGLICGVLMLLFTRFFGAWALTAFTGAHNVDIIYSANKYVQIRGLAWPAVLIGWVAQSASLGLKDSWGPLKALIVASAINGIGDVVLCTFLGYGIAGAAWATMTSQVVAAYMMVVALNNKGYNGFALSVPSFSEMQHIYKLAAPVFVLMMSKVAFYALLVYFATSMGVQTVAAHQVMIQMYFMCAVWAEPLAQTAQSFMPELLHGAKRSLSKARMLLKSLVIVGALSGVMLGSIGTVVPWLFPYAFSPDNEITKEVMHKVLVPYFITLCVTPSTSGLEGTLLAGRELKFISMSMTGIVFCGALLLMLLSNRGLGLSVCWWALAAFQWSRFGIALGRLTSQDGILWSNKTPFHYLGNQNIA, encoded by the exons ATGAATTTAGAAACCCTTGTTACCTGTACCATTACCATTAGTCCTGTTATCCCAACCCCTAAATTATTCAATACATTCTCCAAACAATCCTTTCCTCCTTGTATGTCAGCCACATTTTCTAAAAAACATCATACACATCTTCTTGTCTCCCCGGCAAGTTCTCGTAGAAATCGATATAGTATTATAACTACATGTTTACAAAACAGAGCAAGTAGTAGGGATGACAAAGTGGATAATAATGTTGTGTTTGTGGCCAATGAGAGCCTTTGGAGTCAGATTGTTGAGATAGTCAGGTTTTCTGGGCCTGCAACTGGGCTTTGGTTATGCGGGCCTTTGATGAGTTTGATTGATACTGTTGTCATTGGTCAGTCCAGTTCTATTCAGCTTGCTGCTTTAG GACCCGGGACAGTGTTGTGTGATGATTTAGGTTATGTGTTTATGTTCCTTTCTATTGCAACCTCAAACCTTGTTGCCACTGCACTGGCTGGGAAG GGTAAAGATGAAGTGCAGCATCAGATATCTATCTTACTTTTTGTTGGGTTGATTTGTGGTGTGTTGATGCTTTTGTTTACAAGATTCTTTGGAGCATGGGCACTAACAG CTTTTACTGGAGCACATAATGTGGATATCATATACTCAGCAAACAAATATGTCCAG ATTCGAGGTTTGGCGTGGCCAGCGGTGCTCATTGGATGGGTTGCTCAGAGTGCAAG TCTTGGCTTGAAAGATTCTTGGGGACCTCTGAAGGCTTTGATAGTTGCTAGTGCTATAAATGGGATTGGCGATGTAGTTCTGTGCACATTCCTTGGCTACGGTATTGCAGGAGCAGCATGGGCAACAATGACATCACAA GTTGTTGCAGCTTATATGATGGTTGTGGCTCTGAACAATAAAGGATATAACGGCTTTGCTCTCTCTGTTCCATCATTCAGCGAGATGCAACACATATATAAACTTGCAGCACCAGTTTTTGTACTAATGATGTCCAAG GTGGCGTTTTATGCACTTCTAGTCTATTTTGCTACATCTATGGGTGTTCAGACAGTTGCAGCTCATCAG GTCATGATCCAAATGTACTTCATGTGTGCAGTATGGGCAGAACCTCTTGCTCAAACGGCTCAATCGTTTATGCCTGAGCTGTTACATGGAGCTAAACGAAGTTTGTCAAAG GCACGGATGCTGTTGAAATCTTTGGTTATTGTTGGAGCGTTAAGTGGTGTAATGTTGGGATCCATTGGAACTGTTGTTCCCTGGTTGTTTCCCTATGCTTTTTCACCAGATAATGAGATCACAAAGGAGGTC ATGCACAAAGTGCTAGTTCCTTACTTTATCACGCTGTGTGTTACACCTAGTACTTCTGGTCTTGAGGGGACATTGTTG GCTGGGCGCGAGTTAAAGTTTATCAGTATGTCAATGACTGGTATAGTTTTTTGTGGGGCTTTGCTACTCATG TTGTTGAGCAACCGGGGACTTGGTTTGTCTGTCTGCTGGTGGGCATTAGCTGCATTTCAATGG TCTAGATTTGGTATTGCTCTTGGACGCCTGACCTCACAAGATGGAATACTCTGGTCTAACAAAACCCCATTTCACTATTTGGGAAATCAAAATATTGCTTAG
- the LOC141671782 gene encoding protein DETOXIFICATION 46, chloroplastic-like isoform X3, producing the protein MNLETLVTCTITISPVIPTPKLFNTFSKQSFPPCMSATFSKKHHTHLLVSPASSRRNRYSIITTCLQNRASSRDDKVDNNVVFVANESLWSQIVEIVRFSGPATGLWLCGPLMSLIDTVVIGQSSSIQLAALGPGTVLCDDLGYVFMFLSIATSNLVATALAGKGKDEVQHQISILLFVGLICGVLMLLFTRFFGAWALTAFTGAHNVDIIYSANKYVQIRGLAWPAVLIGWVAQSASLGLKDSWGPLKALIVASAINGIGDVVLCTFLGYGIAGAAWATMTSQVVAAYMMVVALNNKGYNGFALSVPSFSEMQHIYKLAAPVFVLMMSKVAFYALLVYFATSMGVQTVAAHQVMIQMYFMCAVWAEPLAQTAQSFMPELLHGAKRSLSKARMLLKSLVIVGALSGVMLGSIGTVVPWLFPYAFSPDNEITKEVMHKVLVPYFITLCVTPSTSGLEGTLLAGRELKFISMSMTGIVFCGALLLMLLSNRGLGLSVCWWALAAFQWIWYCSWTPDLTRWNTLV; encoded by the exons ATGAATTTAGAAACCCTTGTTACCTGTACCATTACCATTAGTCCTGTTATCCCAACCCCTAAATTATTCAATACATTCTCCAAACAATCCTTTCCTCCTTGTATGTCAGCCACATTTTCTAAAAAACATCATACACATCTTCTTGTCTCCCCGGCAAGTTCTCGTAGAAATCGATATAGTATTATAACTACATGTTTACAAAACAGAGCAAGTAGTAGGGATGACAAAGTGGATAATAATGTTGTGTTTGTGGCCAATGAGAGCCTTTGGAGTCAGATTGTTGAGATAGTCAGGTTTTCTGGGCCTGCAACTGGGCTTTGGTTATGCGGGCCTTTGATGAGTTTGATTGATACTGTTGTCATTGGTCAGTCCAGTTCTATTCAGCTTGCTGCTTTAG GACCCGGGACAGTGTTGTGTGATGATTTAGGTTATGTGTTTATGTTCCTTTCTATTGCAACCTCAAACCTTGTTGCCACTGCACTGGCTGGGAAG GGTAAAGATGAAGTGCAGCATCAGATATCTATCTTACTTTTTGTTGGGTTGATTTGTGGTGTGTTGATGCTTTTGTTTACAAGATTCTTTGGAGCATGGGCACTAACAG CTTTTACTGGAGCACATAATGTGGATATCATATACTCAGCAAACAAATATGTCCAG ATTCGAGGTTTGGCGTGGCCAGCGGTGCTCATTGGATGGGTTGCTCAGAGTGCAAG TCTTGGCTTGAAAGATTCTTGGGGACCTCTGAAGGCTTTGATAGTTGCTAGTGCTATAAATGGGATTGGCGATGTAGTTCTGTGCACATTCCTTGGCTACGGTATTGCAGGAGCAGCATGGGCAACAATGACATCACAA GTTGTTGCAGCTTATATGATGGTTGTGGCTCTGAACAATAAAGGATATAACGGCTTTGCTCTCTCTGTTCCATCATTCAGCGAGATGCAACACATATATAAACTTGCAGCACCAGTTTTTGTACTAATGATGTCCAAG GTGGCGTTTTATGCACTTCTAGTCTATTTTGCTACATCTATGGGTGTTCAGACAGTTGCAGCTCATCAG GTCATGATCCAAATGTACTTCATGTGTGCAGTATGGGCAGAACCTCTTGCTCAAACGGCTCAATCGTTTATGCCTGAGCTGTTACATGGAGCTAAACGAAGTTTGTCAAAG GCACGGATGCTGTTGAAATCTTTGGTTATTGTTGGAGCGTTAAGTGGTGTAATGTTGGGATCCATTGGAACTGTTGTTCCCTGGTTGTTTCCCTATGCTTTTTCACCAGATAATGAGATCACAAAGGAGGTC ATGCACAAAGTGCTAGTTCCTTACTTTATCACGCTGTGTGTTACACCTAGTACTTCTGGTCTTGAGGGGACATTGTTG GCTGGGCGCGAGTTAAAGTTTATCAGTATGTCAATGACTGGTATAGTTTTTTGTGGGGCTTTGCTACTCATG TTGTTGAGCAACCGGGGACTTGGTTTGTCTGTCTGCTGGTGGGCATTAGCTGCATTTCAATGG ATTTGGTATTGCTCTTGGACGCCTGACCTCACAAGATGGAATACTCTGGTCTAA
- the LOC141671782 gene encoding protein DETOXIFICATION 46, chloroplastic-like isoform X2: protein MNLETLVTCTITISPVIPTPKLFNTFSKQSFPPCMSATFSKKHHTHLLVSPASSRRNRYSIITTCLQNRASSRDDKVDNNVVFVANESLWSQIVEIVRFSGPATGLWLCGPLMSLIDTVVIGQSSSIQLAALGPGTVLCDDLGYVFMFLSIATSNLVATALAGKGKDEVQHQISILLFVGLICGVLMLLFTRFFGAWALTAFTGAHNVDIIYSANKYVQIRGLAWPAVLIGWVAQSASLGLKDSWGPLKALIVASAINGIGDVVLCTFLGYGIAGAAWATMTSQVVAAYMMVVALNNKGYNGFALSVPSFSEMQHIYKLAAPVFVLMMSKVAFYALLVYFATSMGVQTVAAHQVMIQMYFMCAVWAEPLAQTAQSFMPELLHGAKRSLSKARMLLKSLVIVGALSGVMLGSIGTVVPWLFPYAFSPDNEITKEMHKVLVPYFITLCVTPSTSGLEGTLLAGRELKFISMSMTGIVFCGALLLMLLSNRGLGLSVCWWALAAFQWSRFGIALGRLTSQDGILWSNKTPFHYLGNQNIA from the exons ATGAATTTAGAAACCCTTGTTACCTGTACCATTACCATTAGTCCTGTTATCCCAACCCCTAAATTATTCAATACATTCTCCAAACAATCCTTTCCTCCTTGTATGTCAGCCACATTTTCTAAAAAACATCATACACATCTTCTTGTCTCCCCGGCAAGTTCTCGTAGAAATCGATATAGTATTATAACTACATGTTTACAAAACAGAGCAAGTAGTAGGGATGACAAAGTGGATAATAATGTTGTGTTTGTGGCCAATGAGAGCCTTTGGAGTCAGATTGTTGAGATAGTCAGGTTTTCTGGGCCTGCAACTGGGCTTTGGTTATGCGGGCCTTTGATGAGTTTGATTGATACTGTTGTCATTGGTCAGTCCAGTTCTATTCAGCTTGCTGCTTTAG GACCCGGGACAGTGTTGTGTGATGATTTAGGTTATGTGTTTATGTTCCTTTCTATTGCAACCTCAAACCTTGTTGCCACTGCACTGGCTGGGAAG GGTAAAGATGAAGTGCAGCATCAGATATCTATCTTACTTTTTGTTGGGTTGATTTGTGGTGTGTTGATGCTTTTGTTTACAAGATTCTTTGGAGCATGGGCACTAACAG CTTTTACTGGAGCACATAATGTGGATATCATATACTCAGCAAACAAATATGTCCAG ATTCGAGGTTTGGCGTGGCCAGCGGTGCTCATTGGATGGGTTGCTCAGAGTGCAAG TCTTGGCTTGAAAGATTCTTGGGGACCTCTGAAGGCTTTGATAGTTGCTAGTGCTATAAATGGGATTGGCGATGTAGTTCTGTGCACATTCCTTGGCTACGGTATTGCAGGAGCAGCATGGGCAACAATGACATCACAA GTTGTTGCAGCTTATATGATGGTTGTGGCTCTGAACAATAAAGGATATAACGGCTTTGCTCTCTCTGTTCCATCATTCAGCGAGATGCAACACATATATAAACTTGCAGCACCAGTTTTTGTACTAATGATGTCCAAG GTGGCGTTTTATGCACTTCTAGTCTATTTTGCTACATCTATGGGTGTTCAGACAGTTGCAGCTCATCAG GTCATGATCCAAATGTACTTCATGTGTGCAGTATGGGCAGAACCTCTTGCTCAAACGGCTCAATCGTTTATGCCTGAGCTGTTACATGGAGCTAAACGAAGTTTGTCAAAG GCACGGATGCTGTTGAAATCTTTGGTTATTGTTGGAGCGTTAAGTGGTGTAATGTTGGGATCCATTGGAACTGTTGTTCCCTGGTTGTTTCCCTATGCTTTTTCACCAGATAATGAGATCACAAAGGAG ATGCACAAAGTGCTAGTTCCTTACTTTATCACGCTGTGTGTTACACCTAGTACTTCTGGTCTTGAGGGGACATTGTTG GCTGGGCGCGAGTTAAAGTTTATCAGTATGTCAATGACTGGTATAGTTTTTTGTGGGGCTTTGCTACTCATG TTGTTGAGCAACCGGGGACTTGGTTTGTCTGTCTGCTGGTGGGCATTAGCTGCATTTCAATGG TCTAGATTTGGTATTGCTCTTGGACGCCTGACCTCACAAGATGGAATACTCTGGTCTAACAAAACCCCATTTCACTATTTGGGAAATCAAAATATTGCTTAG
- the LOC141671782 gene encoding protein DETOXIFICATION 46, chloroplastic-like isoform X4, whose protein sequence is MNLETLVTCTITISPVIPTPKLFNTFSKQSFPPCMSATFSKKHHTHLLVSPASSRRNRYSIITTCLQNRASSRDDKVDNNVVFVANESLWSQIVEIVRFSGPATGLWLCGPLMSLIDTVVIGQSSSIQLAALGPGTVLCDDLGYVFMFLSIATSNLVATALAGKGKDEVQHQISILLFVGLICGVLMLLFTRFFGAWALTAFTGAHNVDIIYSANKYVQIRGLAWPAVLIGWVAQSASLGLKDSWGPLKALIVASAINGIGDVVLCTFLGYGIAGAAWATMTSQVVAAYMMVVALNNKGYNGFALSVPSFSEMQHIYKLAAPVFVLMMSKVAFYALLVYFATSMGVQTVAAHQVMIQMYFMCAVWAEPLAQTAQSFMPELLHGAKRSLSKARMLLKSLVIVGALSGVMLGSIGTVVPWLFPYAFSPDNEITKEVMHKVLVPYFITLCVTPSTSGLEGTLLAGRELKFISMSMTGIVFCGALLLMELHFTVVEQPGTWFVCLLVGISCISMDLVLLLDA, encoded by the exons ATGAATTTAGAAACCCTTGTTACCTGTACCATTACCATTAGTCCTGTTATCCCAACCCCTAAATTATTCAATACATTCTCCAAACAATCCTTTCCTCCTTGTATGTCAGCCACATTTTCTAAAAAACATCATACACATCTTCTTGTCTCCCCGGCAAGTTCTCGTAGAAATCGATATAGTATTATAACTACATGTTTACAAAACAGAGCAAGTAGTAGGGATGACAAAGTGGATAATAATGTTGTGTTTGTGGCCAATGAGAGCCTTTGGAGTCAGATTGTTGAGATAGTCAGGTTTTCTGGGCCTGCAACTGGGCTTTGGTTATGCGGGCCTTTGATGAGTTTGATTGATACTGTTGTCATTGGTCAGTCCAGTTCTATTCAGCTTGCTGCTTTAG GACCCGGGACAGTGTTGTGTGATGATTTAGGTTATGTGTTTATGTTCCTTTCTATTGCAACCTCAAACCTTGTTGCCACTGCACTGGCTGGGAAG GGTAAAGATGAAGTGCAGCATCAGATATCTATCTTACTTTTTGTTGGGTTGATTTGTGGTGTGTTGATGCTTTTGTTTACAAGATTCTTTGGAGCATGGGCACTAACAG CTTTTACTGGAGCACATAATGTGGATATCATATACTCAGCAAACAAATATGTCCAG ATTCGAGGTTTGGCGTGGCCAGCGGTGCTCATTGGATGGGTTGCTCAGAGTGCAAG TCTTGGCTTGAAAGATTCTTGGGGACCTCTGAAGGCTTTGATAGTTGCTAGTGCTATAAATGGGATTGGCGATGTAGTTCTGTGCACATTCCTTGGCTACGGTATTGCAGGAGCAGCATGGGCAACAATGACATCACAA GTTGTTGCAGCTTATATGATGGTTGTGGCTCTGAACAATAAAGGATATAACGGCTTTGCTCTCTCTGTTCCATCATTCAGCGAGATGCAACACATATATAAACTTGCAGCACCAGTTTTTGTACTAATGATGTCCAAG GTGGCGTTTTATGCACTTCTAGTCTATTTTGCTACATCTATGGGTGTTCAGACAGTTGCAGCTCATCAG GTCATGATCCAAATGTACTTCATGTGTGCAGTATGGGCAGAACCTCTTGCTCAAACGGCTCAATCGTTTATGCCTGAGCTGTTACATGGAGCTAAACGAAGTTTGTCAAAG GCACGGATGCTGTTGAAATCTTTGGTTATTGTTGGAGCGTTAAGTGGTGTAATGTTGGGATCCATTGGAACTGTTGTTCCCTGGTTGTTTCCCTATGCTTTTTCACCAGATAATGAGATCACAAAGGAGGTC ATGCACAAAGTGCTAGTTCCTTACTTTATCACGCTGTGTGTTACACCTAGTACTTCTGGTCTTGAGGGGACATTGTTG GCTGGGCGCGAGTTAAAGTTTATCAGTATGTCAATGACTGGTATAGTTTTTTGTGGGGCTTTGCTACTCATG GAGTTGCATTTTACAGTTGTTGAGCAACCGGGGACTTGGTTTGTCTGTCTGCTGGTGGGCATTAGCTGCATTTCAATGG ATTTGGTATTGCTCTTGGACGCCTGA
- the LOC141671782 gene encoding protein DETOXIFICATION 46, chloroplastic-like isoform X6 has product MFLSIATSNLVATALAGKGKDEVQHQISILLFVGLICGVLMLLFTRFFGAWALTAFTGAHNVDIIYSANKYVQIRGLAWPAVLIGWVAQSASLGLKDSWGPLKALIVASAINGIGDVVLCTFLGYGIAGAAWATMTSQVVAAYMMVVALNNKGYNGFALSVPSFSEMQHIYKLAAPVFVLMMSKVAFYALLVYFATSMGVQTVAAHQVMIQMYFMCAVWAEPLAQTAQSFMPELLHGAKRSLSKARMLLKSLVIVGALSGVMLGSIGTVVPWLFPYAFSPDNEITKEVMHKVLVPYFITLCVTPSTSGLEGTLLAGRELKFISMSMTGIVFCGALLLMLLSNRGLGLSVCWWALAAFQWSRFGIALGRLTSQDGILWSNKTPFHYLGNQNIA; this is encoded by the exons ATGTTCCTTTCTATTGCAACCTCAAACCTTGTTGCCACTGCACTGGCTGGGAAG GGTAAAGATGAAGTGCAGCATCAGATATCTATCTTACTTTTTGTTGGGTTGATTTGTGGTGTGTTGATGCTTTTGTTTACAAGATTCTTTGGAGCATGGGCACTAACAG CTTTTACTGGAGCACATAATGTGGATATCATATACTCAGCAAACAAATATGTCCAG ATTCGAGGTTTGGCGTGGCCAGCGGTGCTCATTGGATGGGTTGCTCAGAGTGCAAG TCTTGGCTTGAAAGATTCTTGGGGACCTCTGAAGGCTTTGATAGTTGCTAGTGCTATAAATGGGATTGGCGATGTAGTTCTGTGCACATTCCTTGGCTACGGTATTGCAGGAGCAGCATGGGCAACAATGACATCACAA GTTGTTGCAGCTTATATGATGGTTGTGGCTCTGAACAATAAAGGATATAACGGCTTTGCTCTCTCTGTTCCATCATTCAGCGAGATGCAACACATATATAAACTTGCAGCACCAGTTTTTGTACTAATGATGTCCAAG GTGGCGTTTTATGCACTTCTAGTCTATTTTGCTACATCTATGGGTGTTCAGACAGTTGCAGCTCATCAG GTCATGATCCAAATGTACTTCATGTGTGCAGTATGGGCAGAACCTCTTGCTCAAACGGCTCAATCGTTTATGCCTGAGCTGTTACATGGAGCTAAACGAAGTTTGTCAAAG GCACGGATGCTGTTGAAATCTTTGGTTATTGTTGGAGCGTTAAGTGGTGTAATGTTGGGATCCATTGGAACTGTTGTTCCCTGGTTGTTTCCCTATGCTTTTTCACCAGATAATGAGATCACAAAGGAGGTC ATGCACAAAGTGCTAGTTCCTTACTTTATCACGCTGTGTGTTACACCTAGTACTTCTGGTCTTGAGGGGACATTGTTG GCTGGGCGCGAGTTAAAGTTTATCAGTATGTCAATGACTGGTATAGTTTTTTGTGGGGCTTTGCTACTCATG TTGTTGAGCAACCGGGGACTTGGTTTGTCTGTCTGCTGGTGGGCATTAGCTGCATTTCAATGG TCTAGATTTGGTATTGCTCTTGGACGCCTGACCTCACAAGATGGAATACTCTGGTCTAACAAAACCCCATTTCACTATTTGGGAAATCAAAATATTGCTTAG